The Gossypium hirsutum isolate 1008001.06 chromosome A13, Gossypium_hirsutum_v2.1, whole genome shotgun sequence nucleotide sequence aagtgcatagcaaagggagtattcaccgctttagctttgtccatactaaacctttgaagtactttctcaatgtacctctcttgtgataaccataatttcttggcctttctatcacgtgtcagtcttatgccaagaatttgctttgctggccccaaatccttcattgcaaaggatttactcaactcttgtttcaacttctcaattctagaagcattctgaccaacaataagcatatcatcaacatagagcaaaagaataataaaatcatcaccagagaatctcttaacaaacacacaatgatcagaagtagtcttcttgtagccttgctcccccataacagactcaaacttcttgtaccattgccttggagcttgcttcaaaccatacaagctcttcttcaatctgcacacatagtcctttttcccttgtgcaacaaaaccctctggctgctccatgtaaagctcttcttccaagtcaccatgaagaaaagcagttttcacatccatttgttcaacctctaggtcataacaagctaccaaactcagtatagttctgatagaggacatcttcacaaccggagaaaatatttcttcaaaatcaaccccctttttctgagtataacccttgacgaccaatctagctttgtatcgtggagatgaagacttctcttcttgcttcaacctgtaaacccaccgattcttcaaagctcttttgcctttaggcagtttcaccaattcaaaagtatggttctcatgcaaggattgaagttcgtctttcatcgcttcaacccactgatctttgcattcactctccatagcctcttcataacattcaggttctcccccgtcagtcaaaagaacatattcatcaggagaatacctgacagaagatcgtcgatctctggaagaccttcgaagtggaactgctggtggagctataggtgcttgttgttgatcattcacaacatcatccatgggagtatcaaagtcacctatagtctgatggtcaccactaacatcaccatgcacaacatcctggataggatctggtgaagagtctaggggaaccggattcacatcgatcaagtcaccactaccttgtgaatccactttctccgttttatcaatgtcatcaatggtctgatcctcaatgaagacaacatctctgcttctcacgagtttcttctgaactggatcatagagtctataaccaaactcaccatctagaccataaccaataaaaatgcattgtcgagccttggcatccaacttggatctttcatcctttggaacatgaacaaatgctttacaaccgaacacacgtaggtgatcatatgacacgtctttaccaaaccaaactctatctggcacatcacctttcaaaggaacactaggagacagatttatcacatgtgtcactgtattcaaagcttcagcccaaaacgatcttggtaactttgcatctgacaacaaacatctgactctctcaatcaatgttcggttcattctttcagctaacccatttaactgtggagtctttggtggtgttctctgatgtctgattccctgtcgcagacaatactcatgaaacgaccctgtgtactcgccaccattatcagtacgaatgcacttcaacttcttcccagtttccctttcaactgatgcttgaaactgtttaaacacctcaaagacttgatttttagacttcaaagtgtaaacccatagctttcttgaacaatcatcaatgaaagtcacaaagtaaagtgcaccaccatgtgatcttacttttatcggaccacaaacatctgaatggaccaactctagcaactctgatttcctatgaggaggatggcttctaaatgaaactcttttctgctttcctgctagacaatgagcacaattcttcagtgtagcattctttaaacctgaaagttgattcttcttcgctaaacagttaagccccttctcactcatgtgactgagttgtttatgccacaacttagttgagttgtcattcagtgtcacattcaccgtctctcgagaagtcaaagcttgcatcaagtacaaatttgagctcttctttcctcgagccacaaccaaggagcctttagtcagcttccactgcccttcactgaaagtgttacagaatccctcatcatcaagttttcctgcagaaatcaaattcaaacggacatccggtgcatgtctgacatccttgagagttaactttgttccattgttacttaccaagctaacatctcccataccaataacagaaaccaaaccatcattacccatcttcaataccccaaaatcaccaggagtataagatgtgaagaattccttcctcgacgtgacatgaagtgatgcaccagtatcaatcacccaactagtctcgtcgcatgctaggttgaccaaattctgatcacaaataactaacaaatcttcacgagtaacagtagcaacacgctcggatttttcatcgtcattccggtcgtgtttatcaccaccacctttgttttctttcttccacttgaagcaatatttcttgatatgacctttcttaccacaatgatgacactcaagattcttgtatctcgatcttgacttgcttcggcttttatctctaccctttccatctttgtctctgtttctccccctgttctcgataaccaacacctcggactgtgatgtagaaccctgagatcttcttctaacctcttcattcaacacaccactcttagccaaatccaaagtaataataccctgtggggcagaattaatgagtgagactcaaaaggtctcccaagagtctggtagagtagcaagcaaccaaagtcctaaaatctcgtcatcaaatttgacacccataccaagcaactgattcatcatactctgaaattcactaacatggtcagctatagacattccttctttatatttcagcgccatcattttcttcagcaaaaataacttgttattgcccgacctcgaagcatacaagctttcaagcttctcccacaatgttcgagcatgtgtctcctgatcaatgtgattataaacattttcttcaacaaattgccgaataaagccacacacttgttgatgctcaaattcccattcttcatcacttttcgaatcgggtttttgagtagtaaagaccggaagatgcaaagccttcacaaacaacaagtccttcattttattccgccaaagttgataatttgtgccattcaacataatcatcttgctcgtattaatttccataattatctgacacaataaccaagctctggtaccagtttgttgggaagaaaccgaacaaccgaaacaaagcgaaagcacaaccggtgttctttctctccttataactcctgtaaaaattatggcaagcacaatagcacaagatatgttctctagcaaccttaatcaaccacaaatcaactaatgcaaccacaacaaaaataaatagagacaccgatatttttacgtggaaaacccctctaaattaagggtaaaaaccacgggactttagagtccgataaagagctccactatcatcaaatgttcaactacaagatcacaatatcaagcctacaacaagcattcaactccgacaaggctaacaacatgtaatctttagcaaaagagagaaaaatgagagaacatcaccaaaaacgtagctgctgaaaaatgggtatttccgacgctacaagactcggatgaaaaatccgaccgtacaaagtcaagaacaccttatcacctagctggtgttcaaaaatcagctcaatcgaaccacggatggaccttcgatcgaagagttgatcactgttgcaccaagcttgaaaatctgatttttcttctattctctttctctctattttttctttagctCTCTGCTGAAATTTTTGCCCAACACCCGTTAAAAACCCAAAATGGCtttttttgacaaaaccaaagaagggacaaaacattatggcataaaatatgggtttcccacatagtgggacccatacccaacatgTTAGTCACATGGCAGACATCGAAGGATGAAGTTACGGCAGTTTACACCACAAAGATGGCAAGTAACATCGGCTGTTTTCTCAAGGAGAGTGAGAGGGTGTTGATGGCCACTAAACGTGATAGAAGGCAGCGGCTTATAACAATCCAAGTGAAGGTTAAACTTGCACTCAGATTCCCGGCAGCTATATGCTAAGAGAGTTGAATCAATGCCCCGACAACATGCATAACAAGTGCGGATATGATGATTGTATGGAAGGGACGTAATGGTGAGAGAGTGTCCGGGATGAAAAGGATGCTTAAAATTTATAGATTTGTAAGGTAATTTAACATAGCATGATTTATGTAAAAAGAAGTGGTTGCATGATCTGCTACACCTGAAAGTTGGTGCGGGAGGTAAGCAGATCTGTGCACATGCTACACAACGAGGTTCACTGCCATATTCTTCATTGTTTTGGACAAGAGCTAGTGTATGCGGGTGAGAGAAATGTTGGATCTCTTTGGCATCTTCAGAGTCTATTGTGGGAAACAGGGCACATTTGACATGGAGATTGAGATCACATGCTCCACAGCTGAACCTCATGTGGGAGACAATACGTTCACCACAACAATCACATTCGTCCCAGAAAGGAAATGTGATGAATATGAGAGTGCATGGATGGATGCGATGATTGATCAACTGTCGCGGAATGCTCTTCATGCAAGATTTATGAAGGAAAAACTTGCATTCCATGCAACCGTAAGTAGaattagaagaagaagaagaagagcagaGCTCTTCACAAATGGAGCAGATCACTTCATCTTTCTGGTTGGAATCAACAAGTTTTAAGGGATGAAGATGAGTGAAATGTTGAATGGTGTACTCCTCATCTGAATATTCTACCACTGGCTTTAGGGCGCATTCCACATGCGCTCGAAACCTACAACTTAACTTGCATTTATAGACAAAGTTTGAAGTGATTTgtttaaaacaaacaaaacaatCAGCCTTAGATTGAGTGGAGATGGTAAGAGGGCATGGATGAAAGAAACATTGAACCTCTGCTTTGTGCTCATCAAGACAAGATTTATGAAGAAAATAGGGACAATATCTGCAACCATAGGTCGGGCCCATTAAGTACTCCCCACATCCTTCACACCATCTCATTGTATTCCCCTGCTCAATGAAAcaacataaaatacatataaggTTGCAATCATGTTATTGCAATATATAACAATCgaaaagtgtaatttcaaaatatataattttctcAATGCATAAGTCACCACTAATTCTATACTTAGACTAACATTGCAAGTAAACAAAACATTAAAGTAATTCCatcttttattaattaaattagtaaattaattgttgaagTTCATCATAATAAGCAATTGGGAAGAAAGGAATTATAATATAAACAATCATTTTCTTTACAATATGTTTTAACTTTTATAGCAATTCAATCTTAATATCCTAAATAAAGTAGACAAAAACCTCAAATTAAACATACTTTTGatgtgtaaaatgataaattaagttttaatttaatataattatacacttaataaataaataatttaattattttcacgTAAACAAAAGTTATTGCATAATAACATTTCTTAATTTCATTTACTTTTTATGAATAACAAAAATAACTTTATAATCCGCTATCATGAATTTCAAAAGAATTaatctctaaaattttaaaacaaagataaaaaaaaaaccttaattcaACCCCCAAAAAATTACTAACACAAAACCAATATTCATGGAATCTAATATTTTTACTaaacaaatttttataattaattcattttgggCTAAAGCTCAAAAcaatatatgaattttagtttagtgtgcaattttatacatgaaattttaatttaacctaGTTCTCgcaaattattaatacaattattgatatagcatctttttatgattatatattgcatacacaaataattatgtttattaaatataaaaataaattaatgtatttatttctttaaatgtgtgcgattgaattaaaattaaacacatttaaaccacaatcaaagtttcatatGTATGATTACATCAAACTAAAGTTCATATATCGAATTTTACATTATGTCCCTcttttaaatagtaaattaattattaaaattgatCATGATAAACAACTATCTTTATCACATCGGAAAGAAACGAATTATAATagataatataaacaattattttatttacaatCTATTTTAACTTTTATCGTAACTTGTCTTTTTGATTCAGTATTAGagattaactttttaaaaaatatatatttaaataattattttaaaaaatattgctactcatattttttaaaaaaactttttcaaacataGAATTTCCTTTCGCCTTGCGTATTTTTAATTTGATgtgtaaatgataaaataaattttaatataataaaaagagattatgaatattattaaattttaatttaagtataacaaaatatttgaaatataactttaaaaaaaagaaaatagaaataatcatagaaaaaaattattatctacttttacaaattaaatgaGAAACTATTTTGTTTatgctttaattaaattttacaaacgaATAAATAAGGTGATACCTTTAagatacatttttaaaataaaataaaaaataaaaaggttgatACATTAGATCAAGTTGAGATGACTATGTCAGAAGAACAAATACTTAGCTTCGTCCAAAGGAATTACATTTGatcatcaaataaaataaaaaataaaaatgttgacACATTGGGTCAAGCTAGGATGGCTATGTCGGAAGAGCAAATACTTAGCTTCGTCCAAAGGAATTACATTTGatcatcaaataaaataaaaaataaaaaggttgacACATTAGGTCAAGCTGAGATGGCTATGTCGGAAGAACAAATACTTATCTTCGTCCGAAGGGATTACATTTGatcatcaaataaaataaaaaataaaaaggttgacACATTGGGTCAAGCTAGGATGGTTATCTCGGAAGAGCAAATACTTAGCTTCGTCCGAAGGGATTACATTTGatcaccaaataaaataaaaaataaaaagattgacacaTTAGGTCAAGCTAGGATGGCTATCTCGGAAGAATAAATACTTAGCTTCGTCTGGAGGAATTACATTTGatcaccaaataaaataaaaaataaaaaggttgacACATTGGGTCAAGCTGAGATGGCTATGTCGGAAGAAAAAGTACTTAGCTTCGTCCGAAAGAATTACATTTGatcatcaaataaaataaaaaataataaggttGACACATTGGGTCAAGCTGAGATGGTTATGTGGGAAGAACAAGTACTTAGGTTCATCCGAAGGGATTACATTTGaccatcaaataaaataaaaaataaaaaggttgacACATTGGGTCAAGCTGAGATGGTTATGTTGGAAGAACAAATACTTATCTTCGTCCGAAGGGATTACATTCAATCATCAAATTGGTCCCGTAAAGccattttttaaacttaaatggatttatttgaaaatcattcttttgttaatttgtagggaaaaaaattcattaatttaaaccGATTGTACTTAACAATTAATGTGGAGTTTTAAAAAACGGTTAAGGTTTTCAAGAAAAGACTTATCAAAACTTTTAAGTATTTTATAAAGCAccaaaaaacatttaaaataatagttttttaaATCGAATAGCATGCAAATatcaaagtaataattaaatgTCATGCTTAAAATAAATAAGCTAAACAATCTTAAATCTACGATATAAAAGcataaataattattacaatCCCGCAAATAAATTGATTAAGGGAAActttaaataaaacttaaaaatagaaataatgagaaaaaaataGGTTGCTATTTTGAGTCCTAGCTTTCTACGTTACCTGAGAGGTAATGAAAGGAGGAGTGAGCTCACAACGGCTCAGTGTCAGCCTAAATTCTAAATCATTACatataattgaaaaataataaagcaTATAATAAATAGCATGTAGTGAAGTAAGCATTCTTCATGGAACATATTACAAATCAATGTATAATCAATTttatatgatgcaatgtaatttATGGATTAAGTTCTCATTTGTCCATCCTATCCGTCCTCAAGCATTGCTCGACACTCCAAAACCTATATCAATAACTCACCATCCTAATTCACCACTTATTTTATGCATAGCCTAACATTGCAAGCAAATAACACATTAAAGTAATTCCatctttaattaatcaaattaataaattaattattaaagttcATTATAGTAAGCAACTATCTTATTACATCAAGAAGAAAACAATATAATAGATTATAAGGAAAAGAATTTGGGTTACAACTCTAACACTCtcgttttattaatttttttaaacttgaaCAGCTTAATATATGTTTTCCATAATTACattttaaaagtatatatttagtttacatataattaaatttccttataaaattaataaaaaaagactGGCTCGAATCTTGAAACCAAacatcatttatattttaaacaaatatatatattttttatctaatCCCATCttttagatttaatattttttaacaaacGATCTCAAATTTTAGACAAATATTTGCTCTTAAGCAACTAAGCCAACCATTGAAAAGATCTAATCGGCTGGGAAAGAGgggaaaaacataatttttgtttttgaaataaaacaataattttattatatctgAATTTTTTTAGACAATATTTAAAATTGCTCATAACCCCTCCTTAACCCGTAAATAAAATgataacacttttttttttcaattttgatctcatataataacattaGACTCTAATATTATTCCATatcatcaaataaaaatttataatatttcataaaaaatttagattATAACATTGCACAATATGTAAATGTCACGATTTagaaattaaatgttatatgatGACATTATTATTTAAGTTCATAATCATCATCAACTTATAACTTTAAATTTTCCTTGTTTTTCTTTAACAAAAAAAAGTCGGTGTcaaaaaatttaatcataatcAACCTAAAATAAGTGTATAAACCAGcaaaactaaaacataaaatttcttttcttcCCGTGTACATTTCAAGAATAAATTCATtgtaaaatcttaaaaaaaattagataaaaaatctcgaatatatttattttgatgcaattatatatttaataaataaataattttaaatgaatataatagttttattttttatcttttgggAATTGGCATTTTAAAGATATATTTTGAAGTGTTTTTAGGCTActatactataaaaaattataacattgtAATTCAGAGAGTGAAGTTGCGATATTATCCCATTGCAATGTCTTTTACTTCATTTTTTCTAATATCTACAAACATGTTATCGAAGCCGCCAATATTTTGATATTGTTGGTTAAAATAGATtttgaatctttaaaaatttagatTCAAATTTTATCATATACAATTACATAGTATAATTATCTAGTTTTAATGCCATGAATCCATAAATGTAAAACTTAAAATTACATATTctaaatgtattttaattattacttttatataatataaatttggaATGTTGTTGGGTAAGATACATTATcttgataaatataattttaaatccaATTGACAGTACCTTTTAACAGGTTTGGACTATCATCCACTAGATCGTCTGACAAGTAACAAATTTCTTGTCTTCACAGTCTCTTTTGTCACATCAACTTTTGCTTCTAATTCTTCTCGTCTTTCACGTTATTTGATGCACTTTTCATGGAGATTTTCCACATGCCATTTTTGGATTTCTGTTTCAGCGATATTGTCTTCCGACATTTCTTCTAGTAACACCTAATTCACGtgcaatttaaataataaaaaaattttatgtttagTTGTTATTCATATATTCACGGATCAATATTATATAAGAATATATATTTGAtatgaatattaattttaaatattttcatagaaaaatatttgttatactgtcaatgaaaattttaaactttacaaGTACGATTGGATTGATGACAAGTGCACTAtaaagtatagtaaaatattttaaaaagtataaaaaaatgtatgtatgtatgcatgcatgtatgtatgtatgtatgcatgcatgtatgtatgtatgtatgtatacaagGAGAGATCCACTTACATCAGTGTAAAACTTAAGAGgttttatatcttttcataactttttatatgattaatattttaacaatccaaccgTCATATTTCATGCTCTATTTATGTAGATTATACATGTCAAGtttgacataaattaaaatttctactcattcattttatgtaaaagaaatttcaatcgttaaatatatatacatgtagacAATATTTTAGATTGATATGATAGAGATACGAGAtcgattaaaaaatttacatacacaataagtacaaatatattaataagtttaatgattagattgttaaaatattaattttataaaaagttGCGAAAGATTGTAAAATCGCTTAAGTTTTGCATTGGTATAAGTGAatcgcatatatatatatccaaaaacTCAAAGAAACAAGTAGTTAAAACTCTATgttaaatgtttaattaaaataacaacAAGGATCTATTTACATCGGTGTAAAACTTAAGTGATTTTACACCTTTCAATAATTTTTTACACTATTAATAATTTAACAATCCATctgttgaatttatcaatatatttatacttttcatgcatttaaatcttTTAATCGATCTGAATTCTCTATCATATTCATAAAgaatattgtgtatattaatatatattttaatgattaagattttttttacataaaatgaatagttataaaatttttatttataccaAACTTAACATACATGAATAGAGCATGATACATGATtgattgaatttattaaaatattaacatgcAAAAAGTCAGAGAAGGGTGTAAAACCTCTTAAATTTTATATCGATGTAAGTAGATCCCTCCCCTTAAAAGTAACtcaattaaatgtttaaattgaataataaaaaatatactaaCCTCTAAAAGCACGCACTTAATTTCAGCAATAAATTTACATTCCATGCAATAGTAAATCAACTCTCTTTGGTTTCTTTTTTGCTCATAAACATCACAATAAAATTCATCCTCTTCTTCATATGAGGTCAATTCATATGTAAAAGGAGATTTTGTAAGGATTAAAGGATGGAGATGAGATTTGTGCTGTATTTTTTTAGGTGCTGAAGGAAGACATTGGAGATGCATGTTAATGTCACATGGCACGCATCGAGGGACTAAGTTATAGCAGTTTACAAAACAAAGATGGCAAGAAAGATCGGGTGTTTTCTCAAGAAGAGTGAGAAGGTGTTGATGGCCACTAAACGTAATAGAGGGCAGCAGCTTATAACAATCCAAATGAAGGTTAAACTTACACTCAGATTTCTGACAGCTATATGCTAAGAGAGTTGAATCAATGCCTCGAGAAACATGCATCACAAGTGCGGATATGATCATTGTATGGAAGGGATTTGATTGTGAGAGGGTGTTTGGGATGAGAAGGATGCTTAAGTTTATAAGATTTGTAAGGTAATTTAACATAGCATGATTTATGTGAAAAGAAGTGGTCACGTGATCTGCTACACCTGAAAGTTGGTGCGGGAGCTAAGCAAATCTGTGCACATGCTACACAACGAGGTTCGCTACCATATTCTTCATCGTTTTGGACAAGAACTAGTGTATGCGGGTGAGT carries:
- the LOC107933277 gene encoding uncharacterized protein yields the protein MVEYSDEEFTIRHFTHAHPLKLVDSNQKDKVICSICEELCSSSSSFSSSSTYGCMEYKFFLHKSCIKSIPRKLTNHYIYPCILIFITDPYVSDECGFYGERIVPGMKFSCGPCVFDLHVKCALFPTIDSEDAKEIQHFTHPHTLVLVQNDEEYGSEPRCVACAQICLAPAPTFRFRAHVECALKPVVEYSDEEYTIQHFTHLHPLKLVDSNQKDEVICSICEELCSSSSSSNSTYGCMECKFFLHKSCMKSIPRQLINHRIHPCTLIFITFPFWDECDCCGERIVSHMRFSCGACDLNLHVKCALFPTIDSEDAKEIQHFSHPHTLALVQNNEEYGSEPRCVACAQICLPPAPTFRCSRSCNHFFLHKSCYVKLPYKSINFKHPFHPGHSLTITSLPYNHHIRTCYACCRGIDSTLLAYSCRESECKFNLHLDCYKPLPSITFSGHQHPLTLLEKTADVTCHLCGVNCRNFILRCLPCD